The sequence AGGACGAGGCGATGGCGATGATCGTGCGCGGCTTCATCGAGCCGATCGCCAAGGAGCTCCCGATGGAGTACGCCCTGGAGCTCAACCGCCTGATCGAGCTCCAGATGGAGGGCGCGGTCGGCTGATCCCGGCCCGCCCGATCCAGCACCAGACCGTCGTCGCAGAACAGACCAAGGAAGAGATGACTACCCAGGCTTCCGCGCCGCCCACGACCAAGTCGCAGGCGCTCCGCTCGTACGACGTCGCCGACTTCCCGGCCCTCACCGGCCTGGAGGAGGAGTGGCGCTTCACCCCGCTCAAGCGCCTGCGCGGCCTGACCGGTGGGGCGCCGGCCGCGACCGGCACGGTCCGCCACGAGTACGCCGACCTGCCCGAGGGGGTCACGGTCAGCCGGATCGGCAAGGACGACCCGCGACTGGGCAGCGTGCTCACCCCGTTCGACCGGGTCAGCGCGCTGGCGTACGGCGGGGTCGAGCAGGCGCTGCTGGTGCAGGTCGCCCGGGACGCGGTGGTGACCGCGCCGGTGCGCCTGCGGGTGGTCGGCGAGGGCGTGGACGCGCTCGCCTTCGGCCACACCTTCGTCGAGGTGGGCCGGTTCGCCGAGGTGACCCTGGTGCTGGAGCACGCCGGTTCGGCCACCCTCGCCGACAACGTCGAGGTGGCGGTCGGCGACGGCGCGAAGCTGACCCTGGTCACGGTCGCCGACTGGGCCGACGACGCCGTGCAGGCGCAGCACCTCAAGGTGCGGCTGGGCCGGGACGCCCGGGTGACCCACGTGCAGGTGAGCCTCGGTGGCGACCTGGTCCGGCAGCACACCTCGGTGGAGTACGCCGAGCGCGGCGGCGAGGCCGAGCTGTACGGCCTCTACTTCGCCGACTCCGGTCAGCACCTGGAGCACCGCCAGCTGGTCGACCACACCGTGCCGGACTGCCGCAGCTACGTCGGCTACCGGGGCGCCCTGCAGGGCGACAGCGCGCACACCGTCTGGGTCGGTGACGTGCTGATCCGGGCCGAGGCGACCGGCACCGACACGTACGAGATCAACCGGAACCTGCTGCTCACCGACGGCGCCCGGGCCGACTCCGTACCCAACCTGGAGATCGAGACCGGCGAGATCGCCGGGGCCGGCCACGCCAGCGCCACCGGCCGGTTCGACGACGAGCAGCTCTTCTACCTGATGGCCCGGGGCATCCCGGAGGCCGAGGCCCGCCGCCTGGTGGTGCGCGGCTTCTTCGCCGAGCTGCTCAACAAGATCCCGGTCGAGGACCTGCGCGAGCGGCTCGGCGACGCGATCGAGGCCCGCCTGGCCAAGGCCGGCGCCTGATGATCAGGATCTGCGCGACCGAGGACGTGCCGAAGGGCACCGCGATCAGCGCCGACGTCGACGGCACCCAGATCGCGATCGTGCACGGCGATGACGAGAACTTCTACGCCGTCTACGACGAGTGCTCGCACGCCGCCGTGGCCCTCTCCGAGGGCGAGGTCGAGGGGTGCACGCTGGAATGCTGGCTGCACGGATCCCGTTTCGACCTGCGTACCGGTGAGCCCACCGGGCTGCCCGCGACCGAACCCGTTCCCGTCTACCCCGTCGAAGTCCGCGACGGCGAGATCTACGTCAGTCTGACGCCGAGCAATGGAGTGACCCGATAATGAGCACCCTGGAGATCCGCGACCTGAAGGTGTCGGTCAAGCTGCCCGAGGGTGAGCTCAAGCCGATCCTTGATGGGGTAAACCTGACGGTTAGTTCCGGCCAGACCCACGCGATCATGGGTCCGAACGGCTCCGGCAAGTCCACCCTGGCGTACTCGATCGCCGGCCACCCGAAGTACGAGATCACCGGCGGCTCGGTGACCCTCGACGGCGAGGACGTGCTGGCCATGTCCGTCGACGAGCGGGCCCGCGCCGGCCTCTTCCTGGCCATGCAGTACCCGGTCGAGGTGCCCGGCGTCTCCGTCGCCAACTTCCTGCGGACCGCCAAGACCGCCATCGACGGCGAGGCGCCGAAGCTGCGCACCTGGGCCGGCGAGCTGCGCGGCGCCATGGAGAAGCTCCAGATGGACCCGGCGTTCGCCCAGCGCAACGTCAACGAGGGCTTCTCCGGCGGTGAGAAGAAGCGGCACGAGATCGTGCAGCTGGAGCTGCTCAAGCCGAAGATGGCCATCCTTGACGAGACCGACTCCGGCCTCGACGTGGACGCGCTGCGCGTGGTCAGCGAGGGCGTGAACCGGGTCCGCGACACCGGCGACACCGGCCTGCTGCTGATCACCCACTACACCCGGATCCTGCGCTACATCAAGCCCGACTTCGTGCACGTCTTCGTGGCCGGCCGGATCGTCGAGCAGGGCGGCCCGGAGCTGGCCGACAAGCTCGAGGAAGAGGGCTACGAGCGGTACGTCGCCGGGGCCGGTTCGGCGCGGGCCTGATCGCCGGAAGGGCCGCGGAGATGACCACCATCGCCATCCCACCGGGGATGCCGCAGTACGACGACGTGCCGCGTTTCGACGTGGCCACGGTGCGCGCCGACTTCCCGATCCTGGACCGGGAGATCAACGGGCACCGGCTGGTCTATCTCGACAGCGCCAACACCTCGCACAAGCCGCGTCAGGTGCTCGACGTGCTCGCCGAGCACTACGCGCGGCACAACGCCAACGTGTCGCGCTCGGTGCACACCCTGGGCACCGAGGCGACCGAGGCGTACGAGGGTGCCCGCGCGAAGATCGCCGCGTTCATCAACGCGCCGAGCGTGGACGAGGTGGTGTTCACCAAGAACTCCACCGAGGCGATCAACATCGTGGCGTACGCGTTCTCCAACGCCTCGCTGCGCCCGGACGCGGACGAGCGGTTCCGGCTCGGCCCCGGCGACGAGATCGTGATCTCCGAGATGGAGCACCACTCGAACATCGTCCCGTGGCAGATGCTCGCCGAGCGGACGGGCGCCACCCTGCGCTGGTTCCCGGTCACCGACCACGGGCGGCTGGACGAGTCGGGGCTGGCGGAGCTGGTCACCGAGCGGACGAAGATCGTCTCGCTGGTGCACACCTCCAACATCCTCGGCACGGTCAACGCCACCGGGCGGATCACCCAACGGGTCCGCGAGGTGGGCGCGCTGCTGCTGCTGGACTGCTCGCAGTCGGTGCCGCACATGCCGGTGGACGTGGTCGACCTCGACGCGGACTTCATCGTCTTCACCGGGCACAAGATGTGCGCCCCCACCGGCATCGGGGTGCTCTGGGGCCGGGCCGAGCTGCTGGCGGCGATGCCGCCGGTGCTCGGCGGCGGGTCGATGATCGAGACGGTGACCATGGCCCGGTCGACGTTCGCCGCGCCGCCGGCCCGGTTCGAGGCGGGCACCCCGCCGATCGCCGAGGCCGTGGCACTCGGCGCGGCGGTGGACTACCTCAGCGGGATCGGGATGCGCGCGATCCAGTGGCACGAGAAGGAGCTGACGGCGTACGCGCTGGACGCCCTCGCCACCGTGCCGGGGCTGCGGATCTTCGGCCCGAACGTGCCAGTGGGCCGGGGCGGGACGATCTCGTTCGCGCTCGGCGACGTGCACCCGCACGACGTCGGGCAGGTGCTCGACTCGCTCGGTGTGCAGGTCCGGGTGGGGCATCACTGCGCGAAGCCGGTGTGCACCCGGTTCGGCGTGCCGGCGATGACGCGGGCGTCGTTCCACCTGTACACCACCACGGAGGAGATCGACGCGCTGGTGGCCGGCCTCGAGCAGGTGTGGAAGGTGTTCCGATGAACCGGGCGACGCAGGAGCCCGGTGAATCGACGGGAGTTCAGCCTGATGCAGCTTGAGTCTCTTTACCAGGAGATCATCCTGGACCACTACAAGCACCCGCACGGCCGCGGCCTGCGGGATGCGACGGGCTCGGACGCCCTCGTCGGCGAGGCGCACCACGTCAACCCGACCTGCGGCGACGAGATCACCGTCCGGGTGGCCACCGATGGCGAGGTGTTCACCGACATCTCGTACGACGGGGTGGGCTGCTCGATCAGTCAGGCGTCGGCGAGCGTGCTGCACGAGCTGCTGCGCGGCCGGACGGCGGACGACGCCGCCGTGGTGCACGAGGCGTTCGTCGAGTTGATGTCCGGGCGTGGTCAGGTCACGCCGGACGAGGACGTGCTCGGTGACGGGGTGGCGTTCGCGGGTGTCGCGCGCTACCCGGCCCGGGTGAAGTGCGCGCTGCTGTCGTGGATGGCGTTCAAGGACGCCGCGGCACGCGCCGGGGTGGGCGTGAGCCCGACGGAGGTGAAGGCATGAGCAGCGAGGAAACCACCACGCCGGAGACCGGTGCCGTGGCGACCGAGGGCGCGGCGACGCCGGCCACCGGCGGGGACGCGCCGGCCGGCGCCGCTGCGGCCGGCGGCAAGGCCGCGATCGCCGACATCGAGGAGGCGATGAAGGACGTCGTCGACCCCGAGCTGGGCATCAACGTGGTCGACCTGGGCCTGGTGTACGGCGTTCACGTCGACGACGAGAACGTGGCCACCCTGGACATGACGCTGACCTCGGCGGCCTGCCCGCTGACCGACGTGATCGAGGACCAGGCCCGGCAGGCGCTCACCACCGGCCCGGGCGGTGGGCTGGTCAACGACATCCGGATCAACTGGGTCTGGCTGCCGCCGTGGGGCCCCGACAAGATCACCGACGAGGGCCGGGACCAGCTCCGTTCCCTCGGCTTCAACGTCTGAGATCGGAGACGAGGGGTCTGTCCACCGCGCTCGCGGCGGCCAGACCCCTCGTCGTCATCGGTCCCGGCCGGCGAGCCGGGTGATCGCGGCGATCGACCGGTCCACGTCCGCCTCCGTGGTGGTGGCGTTCGACACCGAGATCCGCATCAGTCGCCGTCCCCGCCACGTCGTACCGCCGGCCCAGCAGGTGCCGTCCGCCTGTACCGCCGCCACCACCTGATCGGTGCGCGTATCGTCGCCGAAGCCGACCAGCACCTGGTTGAGGACCACCTCGTTCGCCACCTCGAATCCGGCCGCGGTCAGGCCCTCGGCGAACCGGCGGGCCAGCGCGCAGCAGCGGTCGACCAGCGCGGCAACCCCGTCGCGGCCCAGCTCCCGCAGGCCGGCCCAGACGGCGAACCCGCGGGCCCGACGCGAGGACTCGGCGGTGAGGTCCGCTCCCACCGGGACATTGCCTCCGGAACCGACCAGGTACGCGGCGGTGTAGGACATCGCCGCCGCATGCACGTCGGGCCGCGAGCAGAACGCGAAGGCCGAGTCGTACGGAAGATTCAGCCACTTGTGGCCGTCGCAGGCCCACGAGTCCGCCAGCTCCAGCCCGTCCACCAGATGCCGGGTCGCCGGGCTCGCCCCGGCCCACAGCCCGAATGCCCCGTCCACATGCACCCATCCGCCGTGCCGGTGGACCAGTTCGCACGCCTCGCGGAGCTGGTCGCAGGCGCCGGTGTTCACGTTGCCGGCCTGCAGGCACACGATGGTGGGGCCGGCGGGCCCGGCCCGCAGCACCTCCCGCAGCGACCCGACGTCGATGGCGCCGTTCGGCCCGGCGGGCACCGGCTCGACGACATCCACGCCGAGGCCCAGCAGACGCAGCGACCGGTCGATGGTGGCGTGCCGCTCCTCCCCGGCGATCACCCGGATCGGCGGCGCCCCGAGCAGCCCGCGCCGTTCCACGTCCCAGCCCGCGTCCGCCAACACCTGGTGTCGGGCGGCGGCGAGCCCAGCGGTGTTCGCCGCCTGGCCGCCGGTGACGAACCCGACCGACGCCGACGCCGGGATCCCCAGCAGCTCCTTCAGCCAGTCGCCAGCGGCAGCCTCGGCCGCGATGGCGGCCGGCGACGTGACCGCGTTGAACGCGACCTGGTCCCAACCGGCGGCGAGGATGTCGGCCGCGGTCGCCGCCGGCAACGCGCCGCCCATGACGAACCCGAAGTACCGTGGTCCGGCGGTCGCGACCAGGCCCGGCTCGGCAGCCGCGAGCAGATCCGCCAGCACCTGGTCCGCAGGGGACGGCGCGGCGGGCAACGGGCCGGCGAACGCCTTCGCCAACGCGGCGTGGTCGGTCGGCACTCCGACCGGCCGGTCCGGCAACGACCGCCGGTAGTCGGCCGCGTGCTCGGCGGCCAAGCGAAACAGGCGACTCAGTTCCTCCATCGACGCACCATATCCCCCGGCCGAGGGCCTTGATCATGGCCGGGCTGCGACACCAACGGCACGATCACCAAGTGCTGCGATGGCGACGACTCGGAGCCACCTGGGAGAGCGGCGCCGATGCTGGTCGAAATGCGATGGACCGGTGCGGGGCCGGCGCCGATGATGTCCGCGTGACGATCACGATGCCGCGAACGCTGCCCGTACCGTCGGCCCCTCGGGCCGGCCGACAGCAGCGCGGCTCCCGGTCGGAGGCGATTCCGCTGCCGTCGTGACCGGGGCGTTCCTCGCCGGTCTGGTGGCCGGCTATGGCGTCGCCGTCCCGGTCGGCGCGATCGCGGTGCTCATCCTCGGGCTCAGCGCGCGTACCGGGTTCCGCGTCGGCGCGGCCGCGGCGTTCGGGGTCGCCACCGCCGACGGCGTCTACGCCGCGGTGGCGGCCCTCGGCGGTGCCGCGGTGGCCGGCCTGCTCGCCCCGTTCGCCGATCCGTTGCGG comes from Micromonospora viridifaciens and encodes:
- the sufD gene encoding Fe-S cluster assembly protein SufD, which produces MTTQASAPPTTKSQALRSYDVADFPALTGLEEEWRFTPLKRLRGLTGGAPAATGTVRHEYADLPEGVTVSRIGKDDPRLGSVLTPFDRVSALAYGGVEQALLVQVARDAVVTAPVRLRVVGEGVDALAFGHTFVEVGRFAEVTLVLEHAGSATLADNVEVAVGDGAKLTLVTVADWADDAVQAQHLKVRLGRDARVTHVQVSLGGDLVRQHTSVEYAERGGEAELYGLYFADSGQHLEHRQLVDHTVPDCRSYVGYRGALQGDSAHTVWVGDVLIRAEATGTDTYEINRNLLLTDGARADSVPNLEIETGEIAGAGHASATGRFDDEQLFYLMARGIPEAEARRLVVRGFFAELLNKIPVEDLRERLGDAIEARLAKAGA
- a CDS encoding non-heme iron oxygenase ferredoxin subunit; amino-acid sequence: MIRICATEDVPKGTAISADVDGTQIAIVHGDDENFYAVYDECSHAAVALSEGEVEGCTLECWLHGSRFDLRTGEPTGLPATEPVPVYPVEVRDGEIYVSLTPSNGVTR
- the sufC gene encoding Fe-S cluster assembly ATPase SufC produces the protein MSTLEIRDLKVSVKLPEGELKPILDGVNLTVSSGQTHAIMGPNGSGKSTLAYSIAGHPKYEITGGSVTLDGEDVLAMSVDERARAGLFLAMQYPVEVPGVSVANFLRTAKTAIDGEAPKLRTWAGELRGAMEKLQMDPAFAQRNVNEGFSGGEKKRHEIVQLELLKPKMAILDETDSGLDVDALRVVSEGVNRVRDTGDTGLLLITHYTRILRYIKPDFVHVFVAGRIVEQGGPELADKLEEEGYERYVAGAGSARA
- a CDS encoding cysteine desulfurase; protein product: MTTIAIPPGMPQYDDVPRFDVATVRADFPILDREINGHRLVYLDSANTSHKPRQVLDVLAEHYARHNANVSRSVHTLGTEATEAYEGARAKIAAFINAPSVDEVVFTKNSTEAINIVAYAFSNASLRPDADERFRLGPGDEIVISEMEHHSNIVPWQMLAERTGATLRWFPVTDHGRLDESGLAELVTERTKIVSLVHTSNILGTVNATGRITQRVREVGALLLLDCSQSVPHMPVDVVDLDADFIVFTGHKMCAPTGIGVLWGRAELLAAMPPVLGGGSMIETVTMARSTFAAPPARFEAGTPPIAEAVALGAAVDYLSGIGMRAIQWHEKELTAYALDALATVPGLRIFGPNVPVGRGGTISFALGDVHPHDVGQVLDSLGVQVRVGHHCAKPVCTRFGVPAMTRASFHLYTTTEEIDALVAGLEQVWKVFR
- the sufU gene encoding Fe-S cluster assembly sulfur transfer protein SufU: MQLESLYQEIILDHYKHPHGRGLRDATGSDALVGEAHHVNPTCGDEITVRVATDGEVFTDISYDGVGCSISQASASVLHELLRGRTADDAAVVHEAFVELMSGRGQVTPDEDVLGDGVAFAGVARYPARVKCALLSWMAFKDAAARAGVGVSPTEVKA
- a CDS encoding metal-sulfur cluster assembly factor, whose protein sequence is MSSEETTTPETGAVATEGAATPATGGDAPAGAAAAGGKAAIADIEEAMKDVVDPELGINVVDLGLVYGVHVDDENVATLDMTLTSAACPLTDVIEDQARQALTTGPGGGLVNDIRINWVWLPPWGPDKITDEGRDQLRSLGFNV
- a CDS encoding pyridoxal phosphate-dependent decarboxylase family protein, with protein sequence MEELSRLFRLAAEHAADYRRSLPDRPVGVPTDHAALAKAFAGPLPAAPSPADQVLADLLAAAEPGLVATAGPRYFGFVMGGALPAATAADILAAGWDQVAFNAVTSPAAIAAEAAAGDWLKELLGIPASASVGFVTGGQAANTAGLAAARHQVLADAGWDVERRGLLGAPPIRVIAGEERHATIDRSLRLLGLGVDVVEPVPAGPNGAIDVGSLREVLRAGPAGPTIVCLQAGNVNTGACDQLREACELVHRHGGWVHVDGAFGLWAGASPATRHLVDGLELADSWACDGHKWLNLPYDSAFAFCSRPDVHAAAMSYTAAYLVGSGGNVPVGADLTAESSRRARGFAVWAGLRELGRDGVAALVDRCCALARRFAEGLTAAGFEVANEVVLNQVLVGFGDDTRTDQVVAAVQADGTCWAGGTTWRGRRLMRISVSNATTTEADVDRSIAAITRLAGRDR